The proteins below are encoded in one region of Triticum aestivum cultivar Chinese Spring chromosome 1B, IWGSC CS RefSeq v2.1, whole genome shotgun sequence:
- the LOC123095063 gene encoding uncharacterized protein — MESPQKKAASMDGSKSKTQTPHLLPVAVAKKTPRPDLVRWVSAWALFTAGVFAFSFAVGSAIAYALDHFHVACSQSSFFLRCDQLTDAAEAVVNALGTGMLCCAALQAAAAVLALRFRRCRRSLAYLALALTIGGHCIYAAIAHLLLVADPGDLFFGISFAVTIVFFAAGDIISFLYLLLGGEDEE; from the exons ATGGAGTCTCCGCAAAAGAAGGCTGCATCCATGGACGGCAGCAAGAGCAAGACGCAGACGCCTCATCTGCTGCCGGTGGCCGTGGCCAAGAAGACGCCACGTCCGGATCTTGTCCGGTGGGTCAGCGCGTGGGCGCTCTTCACCGCCGGCGTCTTCGCCTTCTCCTTCGCCGTGGGCTCTGCAATCGCCTACGCACTCGACCATTTCCACGTCGCCTGCAGCCAG TCCTCCTTCTTCCTGCGGTGCGACCAGCTGACGGACGCGGCGGAAGCCGTGGTGAACGCCCTGGGGACCGGGATGCTGTGCTGCGCCGCGCTCCAGGCGGCCGCGGCGGTGCTGGCGCTGCGTTTCCGGCGCTGCCGCCGCTCCCTCGCCTACCTCGCGCTCGCGCTCACCATCGGCGGCCACTGCATCTACGCCGCCATAGCCCACCTCTTACTCGTCGCCGACCCAGGAGACCTCTTCTTCGGGATCAGCTTTGCAGTGACCATCGTCTTCTTCGCGGCGGGAGACATCATCAGCTTCCTGTACCTCCTCCTCGGCGGCGAGGACGAGGAGTAG